In the genome of Amaranthus tricolor cultivar Red isolate AtriRed21 chromosome 15, ASM2621246v1, whole genome shotgun sequence, one region contains:
- the LOC130801953 gene encoding acetylornithine aminotransferase, mitochondrial, whose product MSSFYVLGNLLSSPISTRRLLPLSPSACLNYDVSQPKTNAHEIGAKSKQIMDEEAKVILGTYGRAPIVLSHGKGCKLFDVEGREYLDMTSGIAVNALGHSDPDWVRAVSNQAHFLAHVSNIYYSIPMVELAKRLVASSFADRVFFTNSGTEANEAAIKFARKFQRHAHPDAKNPATEFIAFSNCFHGRTVGALSLTSKENYRSPFEPLMPGVTFLEYGNANAAREVILSGKVAAVFVEPVQGEGGIYSATKEFLQSLRTACDEAGSLLVYDEVQCGLGRTGNLWAHEAYGVYPDIMTLAKPLAGGLPIGAVLVTERVSSAISPGDHGSTFAGGPLVCHAALTVLDKITSPGFLDSVAKKGKFFQDILTKKLSGDQHVKEVRGQGLIVGIELDVQAAPLVDACRNSGLLILTAGKGNVVRLVPPLTISEQELESGADILLKCLPALDGSS is encoded by the exons ATGTCTTCTTTTTACGTACTAGGTAACTTACTTTCCTCACCCATTAGTACCCGCCGTCTGCTCCCATTATCCCCTTCAGCATGCCTAAATTACGACGTTTCACAACCCAAAACAAATGCCCATGAAATCGGGGCAAAATCAAAGCAAATAATGGATGAAGAAGCAAAAGTGATTTTGGGTACTTATGGTAGAGCTCCAATTGTTCTTTCCCATGGAAAAGGTTGTAAGTTGTTTGATGTTGAAGGGCGAGAATATTTGGATATGACTTCTGGGATTGCTGTTAATGCTCTTGGTCATTCTGACCCTGATTGGGTTCGTGCTGTATCTAATCAGGCTCATTTTTTGGCTCATGTCAGCAATATTTACTACTCCATTCCTATG GTGGAGCTTGCAAAGCGACTAGTTGCTTCTTCATTTGCCGATCGTGTCTTTTTTACAAATTCTGGTACCGAAGCAAATGAAGCTGCCATTAAATTTGCTAGAAAATTCCAAAGACATGCACATCCTGATGCCAAGAATCCAGCTACAGAGTTTATTGCCTTCAGCAATTGTTTTCATGGAAGAACTGTTGGCGCTCTTTCGCTGACTAGTAAAGAAAATTATCGATCACCTTTTGAACCGCTCATGCCTGGAGTTACTTTTCTTGAATATGGCAATGCAAACGCTGCCAGAGAAGTAATTTTGAGTGGAAAAGTAGCTGCTGTTTTTGTTGAACCTGTTCAAGGTGAAGGTGGTATTTATAGTGCAACCAAGGAATTCTTACAATCATTACGTACTGCTTGTGATGAAGCTGGATCACTCTTAGTTTATGATGAG GTGCAATGTGGTTTGGGTAGAACAGGTAACCTTTGGGCACATGAAGCCTATGGTGTATACCCTGATATAATGACTCTTGCAAAGCCTCTAGCTGGAGGCTTACCTATTGGAGCTGTTCTGGTTACAGAAAGAGTTTCATCAGCTATAAGCCCGGGAGACCATGGAAGCACCTTTGCCGGTGGACCCCTCGTGTGTCACGCTGCACTTACTGTCCTAGATAAAATCACAAGTCCTGGATTTTTGGATAGCGTGGCAAAAAAAGGGAAATTTTTCCAAGATATCTTAACGAAGAAGTTGAGTGGAGACCAACATGTCAAAGAAGTCCGAGGTCAGGGTCTTATTGTTGGTATAGAGTTGGATGTGCAAGCTGCGCCCTTGGTGGATGCTTGTCGAAACTCAGGTTTGTTAATTTTAACAGCCGGAAAAGGAAACGTTGTGAGATTGGTTCCGCCATTGACCATATCAGAGCAGGAACTTGAATCTGGTGCTGACATTCTCCTTAAGTGTCTCCCAGCCTTGGATGGAAGCAGTTAA